TTCTTATAACATTAAACAAATAATTCCACACTAACATACACTTTTTTTCGTGCATAGGAATATAAACATTTACCAGTGAGCCACACAATCTGATCCACACAATCTGATCCACACAACATACACTGAAACCCTACAAACTTAAAAATAGCTCAACTATGTTTTATAAAAGATCTAATGTAATATACTTCTTTCCAATTAGCATATTGTTATAATTAATTACTACCACATAAATTGGAGGAGTTGATTTCAGTAAGTAAAGACAAATCACTTCTCATCTTTTGTATGTTCGATTTCTACTACCGATTGATATGAGTACTAGCATGATTTCTAAGACATGTCCTAACTCGTCGTGATGAATGGAACTGAAAACACAaatgatttaaaataaataggAGGAGTAATTAAGTAGGAGGTAATGGATAAAAGAGATATTTGTAGAGGCAGGGAGGGAGGCAGACGTTGACATGGGTGAAACCCGTGGCAAAACGTTTCCAGCACTCAATCGCACGCAATTTTCGCACGCTTCCTTTCTATATgaatatgaatgaatgaatgaatgaatgaatgactTCCTCTGTCACCATTCAACAATCCAAATCCCCCATTGATTCTGGTGATTATCTTTCAGATTCTCTTGCTCCCTCTCTGATTCCTTCTTTTCTCTTTCCACGTCCTCaactttaattattattatttttagaatttattttattcatagTATTTGCTAAGTGTTTGCTTATGATCTTGATGTTCTGCTATTTGGACTTGTTGGATTTGAATTTCACTACCTGTTTGCTTAGGTTTCTCACCTTGTTCCTTAATTTTTATGGTCGAGCCAAGTTAGCAAAATGTTTGGCCTGTCTGAGAAAACAAGAAATGTTTAGgttggttttgtttttattttaaattttagttatGTAACtgccattttattttttattttattttctgttcTTACTGTTCATAAAGTGAAAATAAAGTGGCAGTTCTGTAATTGAAAATATAAACCAGATAGGTCCTCTTAGCTTAGTTAATTGCTCCAGAAATGTTGGAAATAAATAGAAAGTAGAAACTGGGAACCTTGATCAAATTTGGGAATCAAGTTTGTTGTTACAAAATAGGGCATTCTTTGCTGAGAGGGAAACCAAGAGTATATACAGTTCATGACTATCACATACTTGAGTTTTTGACCCTAAAAATCACATGGTTGAGGTGGCGAACGTGATTTGGTCACATTTGAAATAGATGTAATCATGCAAAACTTTTTTTAATGTTGTTACAATTAATGGAACCTCTGTGAATATTTGCTGATAATGCTGTCTTCCTTTTTGTTATTAGGCTACCAGAGGTGTGATCAATGGCACTTTGTAGAACTGGGCCAAACACGATTCCGAATAGTAATGGCTTAGCTAGTTCAGCTAGAAATTTGTCGACAAGACTTGTTTTACCAGTTCCCCTGGGTTTCACTGGACAGTTATCTAACTTAGGCAGGAGAAAACACAGGGGAGTAGTATGCTCATCATTAAGGAAATCTGCATCTGCATCTTCTAAGGAGTCACAAGAAGAAGATGCTCCGAGTACCCTTTCAGTTTGCTTGGAGGAGGAACTGGGTCATGTTATACGGTTCAAAATGTCAGACTTTAAGATTTTAAATCATGTTAGCATTGGCCTTGGTGGACGGGTATGAAATCTAAATAAGTTTTTAGTGTGTTACATGCTGGATAATTTGTTCTATGCTGGTCTGATTGGTTAAGTTTTGCTGTAGGGGGATGAATTAGTTTTTGAAGGCAAGGTGAAGGATAGTGGTAGGTAAGTTCATTATTTGTTTGGTTCATGTCTTGTGATTTGTTTTGATCACAATATCTGTATCTATTCATTTTCGTCTGCAGCCCTTTGTATAGCACAAGAGTTGTACTTCGACAGCTTTCTAGTGCCCAAGCTCAACGTCGGGGCAAACGAGCAATAGAGGCATGTTGGTCTTGTAGTATCACAACTAAAATGGGGTTGTCTAACTTGTGTTTCtcatcactttttttttggtgtcTATTAGGTATTGAAGAAGCTGGTTAGACGTAAACTTTTGTATCATTCTTACTCGATGCAAGTTCATGGCTATATCTCTTTGCCAGAGAGTAATGACAGTGGCTCATTTATCCTAGTCCATGGGGTAGGTCTTAATCCTTGTAAAATTTAttctttgaaattttaattCCTCACATACAGTTGACTATTTCTGGCTCTGAATGTTTTTCAATTTGAGTTTATCTGCCCTTTTGTGTGTgtatataactatatataaCTGAATGTTCTTtctgctttaataattttcctTTGCAGTATCATGGTAGTTTTTCTTTGAGACACTGGCTTCAACGGTCAGATTGGCTTCCAACTTTAGAGGCCACTCTTGCACTGGACGAAGAGTCTGTTAGGAAGATAGGAGAAGACACAACTGGAGGTCCTGCAGTTTCTAGGCAGTTGCGACTTATTCGAATATTGATGAGGGATCTTCTGATCGGGGTGTGATTTTAAAAACTTTAATCTTTTCTTTATGGAAGAAATTTTTAGTTATAAGTGCTTGTATGTTCTACATGGCAATAGGAGCAATGACATTTTATCCTATGGTTTATTTACTTTAGGTAAATTACCTGCATAGCCATGGTTTTGCCCATACAGAGTTGAGGCTGGAAAATGTGCATATAAGCCCAATAGACAGACATATCAAAGTAAGCACTGCCATTCTCCTATAAAATCAGAATCATGTGTTCTTCCTTCATTCACTTTTGTATCTTTTCTGTGGATTACATTTGTTATTTGCCTGATCCCGTAGAAGGTTTGGTACTTTGCTTATGCTGTAAACTCACGGAATGCCACAAGACTAACCtagaattttgtttttattgctAGTGTAGAACTACAATTCCACAAAATAGGAAATGATATATTGTGATAGTTTTGGTTAGCCACTTCTAATGTTCTATGCTAAATACAAAACTAGATCAGAAATGCAATAGTGTAGGAAAGGAAAAATTACAAATATGAAATAGACTTGCTTGATGCTGGTTTCCAGAGGGCTGATAATTCTTGGCACTGAATGTGGATCTATGCCATCCAAGTTACTGGATATTGATAGTCGGTGTTTCTTGGTGTGTAATCTGGTCAATCTTTCCTCTCATGCTTGGTTTGACCTGAAGTATTTACTTGACAGGTAGGTATACTTGGAAATGCTGCTGACTTTCATGTGGAAGGTTCAAATAGCGGCACTATGGACAGCATGGACAGGCGGCAGATGATGATTGCTTTTGACATGAGGTATGGCCTCAGAAATCGTCAGTGAAGTATGCATGCAACTAAATAATCTTTTAGATAGCTGATTATCTGTTTTGCGATTTGTAAAGATGTGTCGGTTTCATAATGGCAAAAATGGTAATACGAGAGCTTATGGAACCTTTGATCTTTGCAAAGTTCAAATCATTCCTCACAAAGGTACGTAAAGCTGATTTTTGTTATTAATTATGACCTCTTGATTGTTTAAGAAGCATAATTTTTTTCTAGAAACTAATTGAATTAAATGTTAGACTGTTAAGCAAGTCCCCAAGAATGGCTTCATGTACCTAATATGGTCCCCTCATACAAACTAGGACCTAAATAGTTTCCCTCCTTATCTTGAAGGAGTCCATTTATCTTTATTCATTAATAGCAAGGCATATACCATTATCATGAAAATTTGAAGATTGTGTAGTTGTTGAAATTAATGGCCATTTGAAATATAGTACAAAATCAATGGTTAAATGACTATGATTCTTAGTATGTTACTCTGGAAACACTATTTGAAGGTCTACTGTAAGTGGACGCTCACTCTCAATTCTCAAGTTGGTATTTGTAATTCCAGATCTGGTCTTACCATACTAAGATATTAAGTGACGAACTCTGGTAGTCATCTCTTTAATCTGAATCAATATGGAAGTACTTCACCAGACTCCTCTCAATTATTTCATCTCTATAGTCTATAGATCTGTTTTCTATGAACTTAATCAGACGTGCCTAATGTCAAATGGTTCATGATGATTTAGAAGGGAAACCATTAAAACTATTTGAATGGGGATATTGATGAGTATGTAGACAGATGCGCTTCATATATTTCTATGTTGCCTATTCCTTGACTAcagaaacacacaaaatataGTGAAATAGATGAATGGGCCATGTAAGGATTTGAACTTTCTAATGATAATTCCTGCTCCGTTAAACTTCAGGGGCATGATCCTTCATGTTTGCGAGAGCTTATGTTGGAAATCCTTGGTAGAGGTTCCCCACATGGAAATGCTGGCTTACAAGTAATTTTATGCTTCTCCAGTGAAAGTTGCTTAATATTTAGAGTCCCATTCTTGTTTTCATGTCTTCTGGTGCCTTTCTAATATTATTTTCTTGCAGATACTTGATAGGAACTGGGGTGCTGGTTGGCACCTCTTATCTTTATTACTTGCAACCAAATCTTCTCAAAGGATAAGGTATGCTATGAAGTAATATCTATCCATTGAAATGTGAATATGTTTGTCAATGCTCCTGTACAGTGGTGTGATCAATAATATCTTGCAGATTTGTCAAGATtttaacaaagaaaaaatgtaGGGCCATGAGGAAATTTCAGATGTAAAAACATTTACAAAAAAGTGTTGAAGTTTCGTTGGTATTTAAGGAGGGTTGATGTTTTGGAACCATGTAGCTAGTTTCTTAGAAAATTGTTAAAACACAAGTAGCATTCGATTAGAGATGGTAGTTTGATTGGCCTAAGTTTAAAAGTCCTACTGGTGTTAACCATGTAAACTATTATACAGTTGTTTGGATGCTCTAAGACACCCATTCCTTTGTGGACCAAGATGGCGAGTAGTCCCATCAATGGATATTATAAGATGGGGTCTGGGTTCTACTGCAATGCGTATCAGCGAGGAATATATTTATGGTCAGCCTCAGGTATTCATCCAAGGATGGCCCCATACATTCAATTTGTTTCTTCATTACTTTGAGTACCTTGTGCTTGGTTAAgattttttatatttgtttgcGTCTGATGTCCTCATCATGTTTTTCCTTACTAAGTTTCATCTGTATACTGTCCTTAATATCTCAATGGAAACTTGTATCATTGTAAACTAAAAGCAAATTACATTATTAAATGCAGAAGATATGTGATAGAGTTCGACTAATGGGTGTTTTCCATGTTTTAGCGCAGTAGGCTTGCCCACTTCATTGACTTGATGGAGATGTTGAATCCTAATAAAAAGCCAAAGGTAAGCTTTGCTTtattctttcttctatctttttCCTTGTGTTGATTCTGCTTCTTTGAATTAGTTCGATTTCTTCCATCACTAATAATGAAATACTTAAATGGCCAAGAGCCTTAGCCACTTTGCCTGCACTTTAACTTATCATCCCCCTTCCACACCTGGTCATAATAAAATACTTAATGTCTGCAAGTTGAGGTGTCAAAGTTAGCCAACATGGCTCATCCGGGTTGGTCCACCATGGGTCGGTAAAAAAGTAAGCCAACTCAACATGGTTCACTTTTTAACCCACCCATAACTTGGTCAAACCCACTTTACTCATGGGTTAAATGTGCCAACCCACATGTAACTCGGATAACTGTGAGttaatgttttttaatttttagaacCTAATTCACCAGTGAGccaagtttagccgggaactcaTATTGACGCCTCTAGCCTGTAAGTAGCTTTCACCATTTGGTATTACCAAGTTATCTTATTAATTGGAAGGATGGAAATATGATCACAAAACTTGGTGCCATGGTAAAAAGTTGCTGCCATGTGACTGAGGTTACGAGTTCAATTCACGAAAACAGTTTCTTGTGTAAAAAACAAGAGTAGGTTGCGTACATCAGACCATGTGGTCGGACGCTTTTATGGACCCTGCACATAGCAGGAGCTTTAATGCACCAGGCTGCCctttttaaagaagaaactttcAATGCTAACGATTATTCATGTATGCAGAACTGGCTGGAGCTGCTTCCCGGCAAATGGCGTCTACTGTACTGCACTGGGAAACATGTAGGGCTGACTCTTCGCCAACCTCCTGCCCGCGTACTCATTGGAGACGTGCATTTAACTGTGAAAAGGCCATCGAAGTTGAAATCCAATCTATCATTCACCTCTGACATTGGCTTCTCTGTCATGATTGGTCAGGACTGGCCTCATGACAAAACTGGTAAAAGTGGAACAGTGCAGGTGAGTTCTTCATTTGAAGTAAAAGCTGGTAGAAGGTTATATCTGAAGCAAGACAGTGTCAAAGAGAACTTCTCATTTGGCCCTTCTGCCAATGAGGAGGCTTTAGCTCAGAAATTTACTAGCACTAAATGGAGGAAAATAGTCCCTTTCAAGGAGTTTCCATCGAGTCTTCCCGCTGCTAAGCTTGTATCAAGTGATGTTGATGTCACAATGAGCCTTGATGACCCGTTAAATCGAAGCGTAGAGACGGCTAGAAATGTTCTTCAAGAACTAAGAACACAGATCCCCCCTGAAATATTtgatttatcaaagattgtttgtGGAACATATGTGGACTCTAGGCTGCTTGTCCTTCGAGGGGTTAATGGGTCAGCTCTCCTATTTACAAGGTCTTTTGTGGATAGAAACAGTTCTAGCTAATTGTTGCTGTAGCAGATTTTATAGCGATGTGAATTTTGTAGGTTTGTACATAATTACTTTATGTGGAGGATATTTATGGTTAgacagaaaatgaaaattacttCCCCTCCACCAAGAACTGGTTATCCCTGGTTTGAGTTCCCCTTCATTTTTCGATTGATGACAGAATGTAAAAATTGGATTATTTTCAAGTAGTTCCGTTTTCGGTCAAGAATTGcctacaacaacaaaaaattcttATTAATCATGATGTCACTTAATAATATCTTCCAATGTACTTTTTGACCTCCCTCTATTCATTTTCACATAACTAAGAATTATGTTAGCAACCATTATCATTAGTTCCTTCAAAGGTCTCTTCTGGACAAAGGTCTCTTTTGGACATGTCCAAATCACCTTCACTGATTTTTATTCATCTTCTCTTAGACCATGTACAATGGTATGTTGAGAGAGAGGTTGAATGTTGATGAGGgtttgttgaagatgaggtgGAGAGAAGAGTTGAGAGTGTTCAACAAAGTTGAGAGAGCTGCCTGGCGCCACGTGGCGCGCTGCGTGTGGTCATGCCAGGCGCGTGCAGCACACACGCCAACAGGGCGCGTCAGCGCCAGTGGGGAGGAGAGAGAAACAACTGAAAGAAAAGATAAGGGGCGCGTGGCAAAGTCTGATTCGTTGgccggattttttttttaaatcttttaaACTCAATTATTTTATATCTTGTCCTTTCTATTTTGATCATTTCATCCATGTTAATATTCTCATTTTCACTACAACTTTTTGCTCATGTCCTGTTAAAACATAACATTCACTACTACTATAGATGATAATTGCTATCTTGTCCTTTCCATTTTGACCATTCATTCATTTTAACATTCTCATTTTCACTACAACTTTTTGTTCATGTCTCGTTAAAGCACAACATTCACTACAGTAGATGATAACTGATCCTATAACAGTTCCGTAAAACTTCTTGGTAGGTTAATGTTAAATCCGAAGCAGAATAATGGTCTGAGGACAATTTGGGTGGCAGTAGTGTGGTCTATGTGGATTGGGaggaataatttgatttataGAGATGTACAGTTTGAGGTGGTAAGGTTGTTTGAGTTAATTCAGGTGAGATCATGGAGGTGGCTCTCTTCAATATCAAGTGATTTTCATTACTCATTTTATGAGTGGTGTTCAAATCCTATAAGGTGTCTGGAATCAATTGGCTGAGAGGGGTCTTATGGTTATATATGATGGTGGCACGGGACATTGGGGATATTGCTGCAGGATTGCTATTCAAGGCTGGCTTTGCTGTCTAGTCCAAGTACTTTTTAGCATGGGAATAAGGAGACTCGTTTGTGCTGGTTTTCAAGGGTAGCTACAAGGTTGGTTCTTGGCTTTTACCTGGTATCTGGTATCTGAAGACTAATCGGGGCAAGTGCCTCCTCTAGCAGAACTTATTTAATCTTGTTTTTAGATGGCTTAGTAGATGGTTTTGTtggctttctttttcttgtttattttttgtattgggttgaagtaccccttgtgcttcatatcaatataatttaatggcttatcaaaaaaaaaactttgcgATCACATATGACTTCGGATGCTTTTCTCCACTTTATCACCCAGCTTGAATTATGTGTTACATCTTTGCCAATCTCATTGTTGTTTTGTATCATAGATCCATGGCTTTACTTGCGAAACTTGTGGTATGATGCCCTTTCGGATTTTTACTTCCAGATTACTTTCAACACGTGTCTTTCTAAAATTGCAATGCATATACTCCATCTTAGTACTGCTTAAGTGAAACCCTTTAGTTTCGAAAGTGTATCTCCAAGCCTCAAGTTTAGAATTAAGCGTTTTCATTGAATCTTCAATTAGAATTATATTGTCCACAAACATCATGTAGTAAGGATGTTCTTTTGTATATACCTAGTAAGCATGTAAAAAACTAGAGACACGGACTGAGCCTTGACCTAAACCTATACATATATGGAAGTCTGAGTCAAACCTCCACGAGTTCATACACTTGAAGCTGTCCCTAATACATGTCTTGTATAACTCAAATGTAAGTTTCAAAAACATCTTTCTTTTTCGTAGTGTTCCATAACATTTTCCTTGACATATGATCATATGCTTATTCCAAATTAGTAAAAATCATATGCATGTATTTTTGTAGTTGCCCCTAATTGCCGACGATCCAATCCATTGATAACCTATTTATAACTCAGTGATTAACGTCATTTTGACAGCCTCCTACCGTTGAGCATCAATGCAAATTAGTTTCTCTTATcttctcttatttatttttgttatttttattttagtacatagatatttttattgttttgtaGCTTACTTTTAGGAAATTTAATACCAGTTGATTCCTCTCATCCTTCCACACAGGTTAGTTTTCGAAACTTAATTTCTAAAATTCTTAATTGAGTTTTCGTTTGACATATAATATTACATGATATATTGTTAGATATTAATTGTACTACAAATGGAACATATGACATCAGGCATTCCTCCTAGAGAACCTTTCTGAGGGAAGGGATAACACATAAGTCTACTTCACTGAAGAAGAAGACTCGCTCTAAGAATCCCGATGGTGTTGTTTTCATTGAAACACCACCTACCTCAAATAAATAGTGGTTCTGAAAGTGAAAGTTGCATAAGTTTTCGTGGCTCTGAACTCAATGAAACTAGATGATCAGCTAATATAGGCCTTTAATGTGAACTCAATAAATGCTTAATTTTCTTCACAGTTGAATTTGATTTCAATCAAAAGTATAGCCTTCTTTTCAACAGCTGGAGCGAGACTTGCTTAGCAGCTGAGAAGGGGTTTTGGAGAGGCCCCTCAGATTTCAAAATTAACTCAATTGTCGTCTGGGCGATATGCTGTCATTAGAATTACATTCCCATACAATTAAACTGGTAGTAAAAACATCGGGAAAAGGGGAGGGAAGAAATTGGTTAACATTAAAATCAGGAAAATGAAATGTAATATTGGGTGATAAATTTACAGAGATACCCAAGGGCCAAAAGCCTCTAAATTGTAATCTATAGTTCTTATTAGACTTCTATGAATGTCCAAAGGAAACCAAAGTGGaaatgaaaaaaacaaaaaacacaaacctatgcctgttctcctatttttttttgttttttttttctctcttttttggTTTGATAAAAATTACAGCTTTGGTTTAACTGAGATTTTCCCTGTAGAGGAGGGGATGGGTTAGTGCTCCTTACGGAGAAGAAACAATCCATGTTATGTGATGTGATCTTCATTTCATTTGTATAATAATCCTTCCTTCCTAATTCATGAATTTCCTGCAGTTTGGAGCTTTACAGAGACAAGGGACTTTGAATTCTTCTGGCTCATCAGGATCAAACAAGTAGTCATACCTGTACAAAACAAACCAACAtcaaccaaaagaaaaaaaaatgcatgtaCACACAAAACCACATGCAAAGAGACAGAGAGATGTACATACGTTAGTTCATCACCAGTAGATACGTTAGTCTTTGCAATGAGCACAATTCGGCTCTCATCATCACCCACACTCATGATCCTTGCATAGCAATTTGGCATGCACTGCATTGACACCACAAACCAAAGAACTGATAAGACAACTATTCAGTATGGAAAATAATACCTTCACGCCCCAATTCCACCCCACACCCAGACAAAGATAGGAATATGAGTGAGAGATATATAATAGGTGATGtcataggaaaagaaaaaagagatgtGAAGGAAAAGTGTATGGAAATGGAATGGAAGAGTGAATGTGTCAAAACTGATCCAGCAATGAGGGCCCAAGAGAATCAATTGGAGTTAGAGTTAGGTTGACTTACAGAATGATTAATTAGCCGTGCTATATTTCCTTTGTCAGTGGCATCTACCACCACTTCTTCGCTTATTTTAAATAGCTGCAAAGATGAGAGAGCAAGGCATTTTAGTGTGATATCATATGAATAATAAAGATGACAATAACACTTTCATAGGCAAACAATGGAGATTAACTCACATAGCAgtctttcttttgtaatctgTAGCGTGCTTCTCTCAGGTCCGCCATGCTGCGCCTCACTTGTTCACCGCGATATTCAAGAACCTGATTAGGATTAAATCATTATAGCTATAAAAAAGATTGTAATCGAATTCACAGGGAAATCTAAGAAACCATAAAGGACAATTGGACAATGATTTTATGCTTCTGCTGATGTTAGAATCACAGTTCAAATCATGATGAAAGCAAAGGTGGATAAAATTTGCAAACAACTGGACCAGAAGCCAGTCTAGAAGAATCCTCAAGACCAAAAGAATcacaagaaagagaaaagagagggCAAGTAAATGGAAATTAAGCTTTGAATGATTTTGAAAGTGCTTAATCAGCCTGTGTGCCTGCATAAAAACCATGACCACATATAACATACTTTCTATGTTTTACAATGTGAAATCATTTAGAAAACCAAGGGCTGTTAAGATATTTAGTTGAAATGAATCACTGTACAATATTCTTCACTTATACGTCAACACAGGTAGACAAAATCTTGAGAGGTGTCTTCTATGTGCCTCTCAATTTTATGCAAAAATGGAATTAAATAGATAACTTCCTGCAATTCTTTTCAAATGCTCAAATAGTCCAACACCTCATGGGTCCTCACtttactaataaaaaaaatgcatcAGTGATTATTGATCAACACACAAGATCAGGTTGTCGGTCTTTGTAACATTCATACCATTTCTCCTTCTTGAATATTTCTACGTGCAAAGAGGCCCCATCCATGTATGCCCGATCTACCAAAGCAAACCCGTTCATTTTCGGTTCTCTGAAATCATATACGTACCCATAAAATAGTCAGAAAATTGACCACTAAACCCAATAAATCACCGATGGTAGAGATGAATTACCTGCAAGTGGCGAAGGCGTTCTCTGAAAGAAGTAAATGCCTGAGGTTCCTCCACCACCTGTTTGAGGGAACGTGATGAGGAAAAGGTGAACAGGAAAAGGTGGGGGGGAGGGGGGTGTTCAAATCTTAAGCTCAAATGTAAAGAACCAATCATAATTTTGAGAAGTTAAGTTACTCTGTATGTATTTAAACTCTGTATTTTATCTACAGGATGATGGTAGTGACCCCTCGCTTGATGAAAAATGGCTTCATCTGCTGCTCTCTGACATGTagaagaaataaaaatgagaaaaagttCAGCATTTTAAAATGCTAAGAGCATAATCAAGGCAATAGTGGATAACAAGGTCTAGAAGATGAACGTAGAAATAAAGGAACCAAAGCAAGAAAGCAATAACCATGGCAAATCATGATTACATCCCACATACAAGTTTACAACCATGCAAGCAGCAGGCCCATTTTGGTGAAGTAGCAGTACTTGTTAGCAAAATACATAAGATATTGGTAACATGGATTACGTACTGATGTATCTTATGTATAAATACAAAAGCCCTTTCCTTGGAAATATAATCAGCAAAATCAACATGAACAACAATGTCTTTACCCTACCTTTTTGGTGCGATTTGTTCTTTGAAAGATTCTACACCTAGCAGCAGAGAATGGATCATGCTCAGTGTTATCAACAGGGGTATCTTCTTGCTTTGCGCTGATAGATGAGAATAACCTTGTTCCAgattttttcttgttttgatgAAGGTTTTTTGTTGAAATGACCCCAAGAGGGGTTTGCATAATCAAAACAGTGTCTGGATTTGGAGCCCTGCAAGAAATAATATGATAGGTAACATTTAGTGAGGGTTAGTTAGCAATTAGCATAAATAATTAGTTAATGGGTTAGTTAGAGAGCGAGTGAAGAgacactataaataggagggggaGGGGAATAGGTTGGGCATCTAGATTGTAATAAGGTTCATTTGGGGAGAATCCTGGTCTCTAGATTCTCAAATACCAGGAAATATATGTAGTTTCATAGCATTCTTTCAATAAAAACACACTCTTACTTCCTTGTTCATTTACCTATCATAATAGACATGTTTAAGATGAAAGGCTGAAACGAAGATTCAGATTAAAGTGAATTTCAGATAAACT
This is a stretch of genomic DNA from Lotus japonicus ecotype B-129 chromosome 1, LjGifu_v1.2. It encodes these proteins:
- the LOC130743501 gene encoding probable plastid-lipid-associated protein 14, chloroplastic, whose product is MALCRTGPNTIPNSNGLASSARNLSTRLVLPVPLGFTGQLSNLGRRKHRGVVCSSLRKSASASSKESQEEDAPSTLSVCLEEELGHVIRFKMSDFKILNHVSIGLGGRGDELVFEGKVKDSGSPLYSTRVVLRQLSSAQAQRRGKRAIEVLKKLVRRKLLYHSYSMQVHGYISLPESNDSGSFILVHGYHGSFSLRHWLQRSDWLPTLEATLALDEESVRKIGEDTTGGPAVSRQLRLIRILMRDLLIGVNYLHSHGFAHTELRLENVHISPIDRHIKVGILGNAADFHVEGSNSGTMDSMDRRQMMIAFDMRCVGFIMAKMVIRELMEPLIFAKFKSFLTKGHDPSCLRELMLEILGRGSPHGNAGLQILDRNWGAGWHLLSLLLATKSSQRISCLDALRHPFLCGPRWRVVPSMDIIRWGLGSTAMRISEEYIYGQPQRSRLAHFIDLMEMLNPNKKPKNWLELLPGKWRLLYCTGKHVGLTLRQPPARVLIGDVHLTVKRPSKLKSNLSFTSDIGFSVMIGQDWPHDKTGKSGTVQVSSSFEVKAGRRLYLKQDSVKENFSFGPSANEEALAQKFTSTKWRKIVPFKEFPSSLPAAKLVSSDVDVTMSLDDPLNRSVETARNVLQELRTQIPPEIFDLSKIVCGTYVDSRLLVLRGVNGSALLFTRSFVDRNSSS